A region of Jonquetella anthropi DSM 22815 DNA encodes the following proteins:
- a CDS encoding asparaginase: protein MKRLLVLFTGGTIASGQGDGGKAPSKKRVDELSVRLHEALAGLPDVELVTAAPWGIPGLDSSSLRPSHWMEMTRLIAAELETGLSGVLVLHGTDTMANTASWMDLCFGSLPIPMILTGSQLTLDYVPEDALVNLRGAARACCFAPGGVWVYFNWKLFPGRSAHKRNSMNPDAFVSLGEPPLHFEPAWGLSGQASAGKRTLAVGYPRELDRLFNNPQRLNLVGERIRPVLCLPGCQPAFLGTEEFLILVGYGAGNADPAVLRQVAETYRDCQVKPQIIACSQAEEGRKEPDGYADVGLAGLKSEGFTVWGQQSYSLEFVHALCCYALATGLPPGPVLGRFLAPC, encoded by the coding sequence ATGAAACGACTGCTCGTTCTGTTCACCGGCGGGACCATTGCCAGCGGCCAAGGAGACGGCGGCAAGGCGCCGTCTAAAAAACGCGTTGACGAATTAAGCGTTCGACTGCACGAGGCTCTGGCCGGCCTGCCGGACGTGGAGCTCGTCACGGCCGCCCCGTGGGGAATCCCCGGCCTCGACAGCTCGTCGCTTCGGCCCAGCCATTGGATGGAGATGACCCGCCTGATCGCCGCCGAGCTGGAAACCGGCCTGTCGGGCGTCTTGGTCCTGCACGGCACCGACACGATGGCCAACACGGCCAGCTGGATGGACCTGTGCTTCGGCTCCCTGCCGATCCCAATGATCCTGACCGGCAGCCAGCTGACGCTGGACTACGTGCCGGAAGACGCGCTGGTCAACCTGAGAGGCGCCGCCCGAGCCTGCTGCTTTGCCCCGGGAGGCGTGTGGGTCTATTTCAACTGGAAACTCTTCCCCGGCCGGTCGGCCCACAAGAGAAACAGCATGAACCCTGACGCGTTCGTCTCTTTGGGCGAGCCACCGCTCCACTTTGAACCGGCATGGGGCCTGTCGGGCCAAGCAAGCGCCGGGAAGCGCACCCTGGCCGTCGGCTACCCCCGCGAGCTGGACCGGCTGTTCAACAACCCCCAGCGGCTGAACTTGGTGGGCGAACGGATCCGGCCGGTGCTCTGCCTGCCGGGCTGTCAGCCGGCATTTCTCGGGACGGAAGAGTTTTTGATTCTGGTCGGGTACGGCGCGGGGAACGCCGACCCGGCGGTGCTGCGCCAAGTGGCCGAAACGTACCGGGACTGCCAGGTCAAACCTCAGATCATCGCCTGCAGCCAAGCCGAAGAGGGGCGCAAGGAGCCCGACGGGTACGCCGACGTGGGCTTGGCCGGGCTGAAATCCGAAGGGTTCACCGTGTGGGGACAGCAGTCCTACTCGCTCGAATTTGTCCACGCGCTCTGCTGCTATGCCCTCGCCACCGGCCTTCCGCCTGGGCCGGTGCTCGGCCGGTTCCTCGCTCCCTGCTAA
- a CDS encoding acetate--CoA ligase family protein has protein sequence MNLSEHPLHRLFCPRRVAVVGASANLDSLTGRTIKVMKRFGFSGDLFPVNPKYDQVGGYQCYKNLADIPGSADVAVISVKANIVPSVLETCIAKGIPNAVIYSSGFAETGNKKLQEQILSIARSGKIRILGPNCQGLLNLAEKTPLTFTGALLDVDPPKAGHVAFVSQSGAFGFSSFGVGLDHGVNYRYVVTTGNQADVDAVECASYVICDPQVRLLMMYLEGIGDGQRFLQMVKDARERNIAVAVLKAGRSPISQKAAQSHTAALTGDEAVWDAIFDQYGIIPMEDMDDITGIGQMFGARQRATGDRVAILTTSGGAGIVMADSLTDLKIQVPELSADTQKKMAENIPSFGSPRNPVDMTIQVSETPEKFQQVLKTAMDDPDVHMVVTALSMVIGKAGDVMADELIRNYQTAEKPQAVVWMIDQAHGGSFIQRLKDAGIPIFQSFRQCARSLRAMVNWHQLRALSKDEPVTGTPILQNYPPLMSEYDAKCLLSKYGIPVTREALCTNMEEAFDAADDIGFPLVLKGMSGKIMHKTEADVVRLDIRTLEELRQDFKKVRTNMQAQVADADIQGFLVGEMVKGGMECIVGIKRDPVFGPVVAVGLGGIYVEVLGDVSLRHAPVDEAEALRMIQELKGFGFLSGARGQKRKDTAALARIVSQVSKLACVEPDLLELDINPVFVMPEGQGAVAADALIVRNGQSHNH, from the coding sequence GGTCAACCCTAAGTACGACCAAGTCGGCGGGTACCAGTGCTATAAAAACCTAGCTGATATTCCCGGCTCAGCGGACGTGGCGGTGATCAGCGTCAAGGCGAACATCGTCCCGTCGGTGCTGGAGACCTGCATCGCCAAGGGCATTCCTAACGCGGTCATCTACTCGTCGGGCTTTGCCGAAACGGGCAACAAAAAACTGCAGGAACAGATTCTGTCGATCGCCCGAAGCGGCAAAATCCGCATTCTGGGGCCCAACTGCCAAGGGCTGCTCAACTTGGCCGAAAAGACGCCGCTCACCTTTACCGGCGCCCTGCTGGACGTGGATCCGCCCAAGGCCGGACACGTGGCGTTCGTCTCCCAGAGCGGCGCGTTCGGTTTCTCGTCGTTCGGCGTCGGACTCGATCACGGGGTGAACTACCGCTACGTGGTGACCACCGGCAACCAAGCGGACGTCGACGCGGTGGAGTGCGCCAGCTACGTCATCTGCGACCCGCAGGTGCGCCTCCTGATGATGTACCTTGAAGGCATTGGCGACGGCCAGCGGTTCCTCCAGATGGTCAAGGACGCCCGCGAGAGGAATATCGCCGTGGCCGTCCTGAAGGCCGGCCGGTCGCCGATCTCCCAGAAGGCGGCCCAGAGCCACACCGCCGCTCTGACCGGCGACGAAGCCGTATGGGACGCGATCTTCGACCAGTACGGCATCATTCCAATGGAAGACATGGACGACATCACCGGCATCGGCCAGATGTTCGGCGCCCGCCAGCGGGCGACCGGCGACCGGGTCGCCATTCTCACCACGTCCGGCGGCGCGGGCATCGTGATGGCCGACAGCCTGACGGACCTGAAAATTCAGGTCCCCGAGCTCTCGGCGGACACGCAGAAGAAGATGGCCGAGAACATCCCGTCGTTCGGCTCGCCCCGCAACCCGGTGGACATGACGATTCAGGTTTCCGAGACGCCGGAGAAGTTCCAGCAGGTCCTGAAAACGGCCATGGACGACCCGGACGTTCACATGGTCGTCACGGCCCTGTCGATGGTTATCGGCAAGGCCGGCGACGTGATGGCTGACGAGCTGATCCGCAACTATCAGACGGCGGAAAAGCCCCAAGCGGTAGTCTGGATGATCGACCAGGCCCACGGCGGCTCGTTCATTCAGCGGCTGAAGGACGCGGGCATCCCGATTTTCCAGAGCTTCCGCCAGTGCGCCCGCTCCCTTCGCGCGATGGTGAACTGGCACCAGCTGCGGGCACTCTCGAAGGACGAGCCGGTGACCGGGACGCCCATCCTGCAGAACTACCCGCCGCTGATGTCCGAGTACGACGCCAAGTGCCTTCTGAGCAAGTACGGCATTCCGGTGACCCGCGAAGCGCTCTGCACGAACATGGAGGAAGCGTTTGACGCTGCCGACGATATCGGCTTCCCTCTGGTGCTCAAGGGCATGTCGGGAAAGATCATGCACAAGACCGAAGCGGACGTCGTCCGGCTGGATATCAGGACGCTGGAAGAGCTTCGCCAGGACTTCAAAAAGGTGCGGACCAACATGCAGGCCCAGGTCGCCGACGCCGATATTCAAGGGTTCTTGGTCGGCGAAATGGTCAAGGGCGGCATGGAGTGCATCGTCGGCATCAAGCGCGACCCGGTGTTCGGCCCCGTTGTGGCCGTCGGCTTGGGCGGCATTTACGTCGAGGTGCTGGGCGACGTTTCGCTGCGCCACGCGCCGGTCGACGAGGCCGAGGCGCTGCGGATGATTCAGGAGCTCAAGGGCTTCGGCTTCCTGTCCGGCGCCAGAGGACAGAAGCGCAAGGACACAGCTGCGCTCGCCCGAATCGTCAGCCAGGTGTCCAAGCTGGCCTGCGTGGAACCGGACCTTCTGGAACTGGATATCAACCCGGTGTTCGTCATGCCCGAAGGCCAAGGAGCCGTCGCGGCTGACGCGCTCATCGTCCGAAACGGTCAGTCCCATAACCATTGA